The following coding sequences lie in one Candidatus Eremiobacterota bacterium genomic window:
- the ftsH gene encoding ATP-dependent zinc metalloprotease FtsH, translating to MSKHLRSIVLIILAVVAVFIIVERFVQPSEGETRLDYGAFYQKLEAAQVQSFHATGLNAVGDLSNGTKYSVAVPNVDQTFVDEVYKRVKSGAISFDQQSNTGLLSSLMTLGPLAITVLLLFFILRQAQSGGSQALSFGRSRAKMLSENRPKVTFADVAGVDEAKEELAEIVDFLKYPKKYQSLGARIPKGVLLLGPPGTGKTLLARAIAGEAGVPFLSISGSDFVEMFVGVGASRVRDLFDQAKKSAPCIVFIDEIDAVGRQRGAGLGGGHDEREQTLNQLLVEMDGFDQNTGVILIAATNRSDVLDPALLRPGRFDRQIVVGRADFKGREKILEVHARNKPLGKEVSLETLAKRTPGFSGADLENLLNEAALLAARKNKNFIEMIDCDEAIDRVMVGPERKSLVMSQKEKEVTAYHESGHAIIAGMLEKADPVHKVTIIPRGMALGITWSLPEDDRHSQTREELLAAITMAMGGRLAEEMRFGDVTTGASNDFEKATELARRMVTQYGMSELGPIQFGRGAHQVFLGRDFGEERNYSEEVASKIDSEVRKIIETCYGNGKRLLEENWTKVERMVASLLEYETVEAEEVRSILADRPFDRVKGEVGNAAEAQPERPLPEEPKRVEKPTRLPPKISPEPA from the coding sequence GTGAGCAAACATCTCCGGTCCATCGTCCTAATCATTCTGGCGGTTGTCGCCGTCTTCATCATCGTCGAGCGGTTCGTTCAGCCAAGCGAGGGTGAAACGCGTCTGGATTATGGCGCGTTTTATCAGAAGCTCGAAGCAGCACAAGTTCAATCGTTCCATGCGACCGGGCTTAACGCTGTCGGTGACCTTTCCAACGGCACGAAATACTCCGTTGCCGTGCCGAACGTCGACCAAACGTTCGTGGACGAAGTCTACAAACGGGTCAAGAGCGGAGCGATTAGCTTCGACCAGCAATCGAACACGGGATTGCTCTCAAGCCTGATGACGCTTGGGCCGCTGGCAATAACGGTACTGTTGTTGTTCTTTATCTTGCGCCAAGCTCAAAGCGGCGGAAGTCAGGCGCTCTCGTTCGGACGATCGCGCGCGAAGATGCTCTCGGAGAATCGTCCGAAAGTGACGTTCGCCGATGTCGCCGGGGTCGACGAGGCCAAAGAGGAGCTCGCCGAGATCGTCGACTTCCTAAAGTATCCAAAAAAATACCAGTCGCTCGGGGCTCGGATACCAAAGGGCGTGCTGTTGCTCGGGCCACCGGGCACCGGCAAGACGCTGCTCGCACGCGCAATTGCGGGCGAGGCCGGGGTTCCGTTCCTCTCGATCTCCGGGTCCGATTTCGTCGAGATGTTTGTCGGCGTGGGCGCTTCGCGCGTGCGCGATCTCTTCGACCAAGCAAAGAAATCGGCGCCGTGCATCGTTTTCATCGATGAAATCGACGCCGTCGGTCGCCAGCGTGGTGCCGGCCTGGGCGGCGGACACGACGAACGCGAGCAGACGCTCAACCAGCTACTCGTGGAGATGGACGGCTTCGATCAAAACACCGGTGTTATTCTGATTGCCGCGACGAATCGCTCCGATGTGCTGGATCCGGCGCTACTGCGTCCGGGGCGTTTCGACCGGCAGATCGTCGTTGGTCGCGCCGACTTCAAAGGTCGCGAGAAAATTCTCGAGGTGCACGCGCGCAACAAACCGTTGGGCAAGGAAGTTTCGCTGGAAACCTTGGCAAAACGTACGCCCGGTTTTTCCGGTGCGGATTTGGAGAATTTGCTCAACGAAGCGGCGTTGCTGGCGGCGCGAAAGAATAAGAATTTCATCGAAATGATCGATTGCGACGAAGCAATCGACCGCGTCATGGTGGGACCGGAGCGCAAGTCCCTCGTGATGTCTCAGAAAGAGAAAGAAGTTACGGCGTATCACGAGTCGGGCCACGCAATCATCGCCGGCATGCTCGAAAAAGCCGACCCCGTTCACAAGGTAACTATTATTCCACGCGGGATGGCGCTGGGCATCACGTGGTCGCTGCCCGAGGACGACCGGCACAGTCAAACTCGGGAAGAGTTGCTCGCCGCGATCACGATGGCGATGGGCGGACGGCTCGCCGAGGAGATGCGGTTCGGCGACGTTACGACCGGCGCAAGCAATGATTTCGAGAAGGCGACGGAGCTTGCGCGCCGCATGGTGACGCAGTATGGAATGAGCGAGCTCGGGCCGATTCAGTTCGGTCGCGGCGCGCATCAGGTTTTTCTCGGCCGCGATTTCGGTGAGGAGCGCAACTACTCCGAAGAAGTCGCCAGCAAGATCGATTCCGAGGTTCGCAAAATCATCGAAACCTGCTATGGGAACGGGAAGCGGCTGCTCGAGGAAAACTGGACCAAAGTCGAGCGAATGGTGGCTTCGCTGCTCGAGTACGAAACCGTTGAAGCCGAAGAGGTGCGCTCCATCCTGGCAGATCGGCCCTTCGATCGAGTCAAGGGTGAAGTCGGTAACGCCGCGGAGGCACAGCCCGAACGTCCGTTGCCCGAAGAGCCCAAGCGCGTCGAAAAACCGACCCGCTTACCGCCCAAAATATCGCCGGAACCCGCATGA
- the tilS gene encoding tRNA lysidine(34) synthetase TilS, with protein MSSARSPLTFVTTSGSFMRGAHPERDLERAVEQSGVIRQDEHVLVACSGGPDSVALAASLRAVAERMGLTVSLAFVNHNLRDSAWQDECVVLHLAAQLAIPLDIVALPEGGRDEQYLRHARYEALTELAKRRGCTVVAAAHHAEDQSETVLLALLRGAGPSGLWGMRGRRRLGAGLDLARPFLGVPSKSLRAYCHQRSLPYAVDPTNAAPELRRNAIREALAALRPLFPGLDAAVARAAELAATEREASPRATLRHIVREELMKEDDLRDIDFLHVEAAVRALEAGRTGTFHMKPGLALRIECGTVTSITKE; from the coding sequence CGTCGAGCAGAGCGGGGTCATCCGTCAAGACGAGCACGTTCTCGTTGCCTGCAGCGGCGGCCCGGATTCCGTCGCGCTTGCCGCATCGCTTCGCGCCGTGGCCGAGCGCATGGGTCTGACCGTGAGCCTCGCATTCGTTAATCACAATCTTCGCGATTCGGCGTGGCAAGACGAATGCGTGGTGCTTCATCTCGCGGCACAACTGGCGATCCCGCTCGATATCGTCGCCCTCCCTGAAGGCGGTCGCGACGAGCAGTACCTGCGGCACGCGCGATACGAAGCGTTGACCGAACTTGCGAAGCGGCGAGGCTGCACCGTCGTCGCGGCGGCGCACCATGCTGAGGATCAAAGTGAAACCGTCCTCTTAGCGCTTCTTCGCGGCGCCGGCCCGTCGGGTCTGTGGGGAATGCGCGGACGCCGGCGTCTGGGAGCCGGTCTCGATTTGGCGCGTCCGTTTCTTGGAGTTCCGTCAAAGAGCCTGCGCGCCTACTGCCACCAGCGATCGCTGCCCTACGCCGTCGACCCGACGAACGCCGCGCCGGAGCTTCGACGCAACGCCATACGGGAAGCGCTCGCCGCACTACGACCGCTCTTCCCGGGACTCGACGCCGCGGTGGCCCGTGCCGCGGAACTGGCAGCGACCGAGCGAGAGGCTTCGCCCCGGGCAACCTTGCGACACATCGTGCGCGAAGAACTAATGAAGGAAGACGATTTGCGAGATATCGACTTCCTTCACGTCGAAGCTGCGGTACGCGCGCTCGAAGCGGGCCGAACGGGCACCTTTCATATGAAGCCTGGGCTTGCGCTGCGAATCGAGTGCGGCACCGTCACGAGTATTACGAAGGAGTGA